One genomic window of Candidatus Pseudobacter hemicellulosilyticus includes the following:
- a CDS encoding 3-hydroxyacyl-CoA dehydrogenase family protein, with amino-acid sequence MTIALLANEVLKQEWLSKGVPDTVQCIWTDSVSALTMLDADLYVDLLFHPDPERMEQLRQMDRQPLLVNAVTQTCAGLGNHFIRINGWPTLLKRPVTEITLPPSVSENSIQPLFEQLGWRYQLTPDIPGMITPRILAMIINEAFYTFGDGVSSKEEIDIAMKLGTNYPMGPFEWSELLGLHRIGELLETLRLTDPRYSPAPALQQALALSH; translated from the coding sequence ATGACTATTGCTTTACTGGCCAATGAAGTGTTGAAACAGGAATGGTTGTCCAAAGGCGTCCCGGACACCGTGCAATGCATCTGGACTGATTCCGTCAGCGCCCTCACTATGCTGGACGCCGACCTGTACGTAGACCTGCTTTTCCACCCGGATCCGGAAAGGATGGAACAGCTACGGCAAATGGACCGCCAGCCCCTGCTGGTAAACGCCGTTACCCAGACCTGCGCCGGACTGGGCAACCACTTTATCCGCATCAATGGATGGCCTACCCTGCTGAAACGACCGGTAACAGAAATCACCTTACCTCCATCTGTCAGCGAAAACAGCATACAACCTCTTTTTGAACAACTCGGCTGGCGCTACCAGCTGACACCCGATATACCGGGCATGATCACCCCACGCATACTGGCCATGATCATCAATGAAGCTTTTTACACTTTTGGCGATGGGGTCAGCAGCAAAGAAGAAATTGATATTGCCATGAAACTGGGCACCAATTATCCCATGGGCCCTTTTGAATGGAGCGAACTGCTGGGCCTTCACCGTATTGGCGAACTGCTGGAAACCCTGCGCCTTACCGACCCGCGTTATTCGCCGGCGCCGGCCCTGCAACAGGCACTGGCGTTGAGCCATTAA
- a CDS encoding lysophospholipid acyltransferase family protein, with protein sequence MYYLLFGFLYLLSLLPMRALYLFADAVYGLLYYVIGYRKAVVMGNLQIAFPEKTDTERKAIAKKFYHNFVDNFIETIKLLSASKEWLKEHFQLDSDPFPELYATGRKCQVHLGHNFNWEIANVAMGFQIPFDLISVYMPIKAKAMDRLFIYLRSRTGSILLPATDMKRAIVPHRHRQYALALVADQAPGSPANAYWLNFFGRPTAFVRGPERGARVGNIPVVFTRIYKTKRGRYRASFEVGALNPSQLPEGELTRRYIRFLEEAIRKSPDMWLWSHRRWKHEWKEEYRPLWIDQA encoded by the coding sequence ATGTATTACCTGTTGTTTGGATTCCTTTATCTGTTGTCATTACTGCCGATGCGGGCACTGTACCTTTTTGCAGATGCTGTTTATGGGTTGCTGTATTATGTGATCGGTTACCGGAAAGCGGTAGTCATGGGGAACCTCCAGATCGCTTTTCCGGAGAAAACGGACACTGAACGTAAAGCCATCGCCAAAAAGTTCTACCATAATTTCGTTGATAACTTCATTGAGACCATCAAGCTCCTGTCCGCCAGCAAAGAATGGCTGAAGGAGCATTTCCAGCTGGACAGCGATCCTTTCCCGGAGCTGTACGCCACCGGCCGTAAATGCCAGGTACACCTGGGCCATAACTTCAACTGGGAAATAGCCAATGTGGCCATGGGCTTCCAGATACCTTTTGACCTGATATCCGTGTATATGCCTATCAAAGCCAAAGCGATGGACCGGTTATTTATATACCTGCGGTCCCGTACGGGGTCTATCCTGCTGCCGGCCACTGATATGAAAAGGGCCATTGTGCCGCACCGGCACCGGCAATATGCGCTGGCCCTGGTGGCCGACCAGGCGCCGGGCAGCCCTGCCAACGCCTACTGGCTTAATTTCTTCGGCAGGCCTACAGCCTTTGTACGTGGTCCTGAAAGGGGTGCGCGGGTGGGTAATATCCCTGTAGTATTTACCCGCATCTACAAAACAAAACGCGGGCGTTACAGGGCCAGTTTTGAAGTGGGTGCGTTGAATCCTTCCCAACTGCCTGAGGGTGAACTTACCCGCCGGTATATACGATTCCTGGAAGAGGCTATCCGCAAATCGCCTGATATGTGGTTATGGAGCCATCGGCGCTGGAAACATGAATGGAAAGAAGAGTACCGTCCCCTCTGGATTGATCAGGCATAA
- a CDS encoding metalloregulator ArsR/SmtB family transcription factor, with protein sequence MILRALNHKLRQQILKLIDEHKRLTVTEIYVRLRLEQSVASQHLAILRRAGIVKTERDGKFIYYSVNSARVAHIMQCVEDLNT encoded by the coding sequence ATGATCCTACGTGCCTTGAATCACAAACTGCGGCAGCAAATCCTAAAGCTCATTGATGAGCACAAACGCCTCACCGTAACAGAAATCTATGTACGCCTGCGATTGGAGCAATCAGTCGCCTCCCAACACCTGGCTATCTTAAGAAGGGCAGGCATTGTCAAAACAGAAAGGGACGGAAAATTCATTTATTATTCCGTCAACAGTGCACGCGTAGCACATATCATGCAATGCGTGGAAGACCTCAATACCTGA
- a CDS encoding Rid family detoxifying hydrolase gives MEKKIINTPDAPAPIGPYSQAVQAGNFLFVSGQIAINPATGDLVTTDTVTETEQVMSNLRAVLAAAGMAFDNVVKTSIFLSDMSLFPVVNEVYGKYFTADFPARETVAVKTLPKSVNVEISVIAVK, from the coding sequence ATGGAAAAAAAGATCATCAATACGCCGGATGCGCCGGCGCCCATCGGACCCTATAGCCAGGCTGTGCAGGCTGGTAATTTCCTCTTTGTATCCGGCCAGATAGCTATCAACCCGGCCACCGGCGACCTGGTCACCACGGACACCGTCACTGAAACGGAGCAGGTGATGAGCAATCTCCGGGCTGTCCTGGCTGCTGCCGGCATGGCGTTTGACAATGTTGTAAAGACAAGTATCTTTCTCAGTGATATGTCCCTGTTTCCCGTTGTGAACGAAGTGTATGGGAAATACTTCACGGCGGATTTCCCTGCCCGCGAAACAGTAGCGGTAAAGACCCTGCCGAAGAGCGTGAATGTGGAGATCAGCGTAATTGCGGTGAAATAG
- a CDS encoding RNase adapter RapZ, translated as MVSVIDAIRQLCLTYFGSEPTSVTVLPQSGSDRRYFRVHTQKGTFIATHGNNIPENDTFLYFSEHFRARQLPVPAILCASEDRTIYLQEDLGDVSLLNRLEAEGLSEHVYALFKKSLHQLALLQVKGHEGLDYSRCLTNREFGKQAIMADLLYFKYYFLDALRKPYDKQKLIDDFEALSNYLTHTEYKYFMFRDFQSRNILVQPDDSVHFIDYQGGMRGAPQYDAASMLWQARANLPDEWKEGLLNDYMDSFETIIGQPVDRIIFKSQYNGYVLIRLLQVLGAYGFRGLFERKAQFLTSIPQALANLKWFIENQSIGIAVPEFRKVLSVCVSEEIIERFTPLKATAETPLVVHVNSFSFRAGIPADDSGNGGGFVFDCRGILNPGRLAEFKTQTGRDKGVKDFLEQQTRMPEFLNSVFDIIDITVEDYIRRGFDNLVISFGCTGGQHRSVYAADALTRHLRNKFGVRINLQHRVQDAKNWVNV; from the coding sequence ATGGTTTCTGTTATTGATGCTATCCGTCAGTTGTGCCTGACTTATTTCGGCTCGGAACCAACATCCGTAACCGTGTTGCCGCAGTCCGGCTCCGACCGGCGGTATTTTCGTGTACATACTCAAAAAGGGACCTTTATAGCCACACATGGCAATAATATCCCTGAGAACGATACCTTCCTTTATTTCTCGGAACATTTCCGCGCCCGCCAGCTGCCGGTGCCGGCTATCCTCTGCGCCAGTGAGGACCGGACCATCTACCTGCAGGAGGACCTGGGAGATGTGTCCCTGCTGAACAGGCTGGAAGCAGAAGGATTGAGTGAGCATGTGTATGCGCTTTTCAAAAAAAGCCTTCATCAGCTGGCCCTGCTGCAGGTAAAAGGACATGAAGGACTGGACTATTCCCGCTGCCTCACCAACCGGGAGTTTGGCAAACAGGCTATCATGGCCGACCTGCTCTATTTCAAATATTATTTCCTGGATGCCCTGCGCAAGCCCTACGATAAGCAAAAGCTGATCGATGATTTTGAAGCGCTGAGCAACTACCTGACCCATACGGAATACAAATACTTCATGTTCCGGGATTTCCAGAGCCGCAATATCCTGGTGCAGCCGGATGATTCGGTGCATTTCATCGACTACCAGGGTGGTATGCGGGGCGCCCCCCAATACGATGCCGCCAGTATGCTCTGGCAGGCGCGGGCCAACCTGCCTGATGAATGGAAAGAAGGGCTGCTCAATGATTATATGGATTCCTTTGAAACCATTATCGGGCAGCCGGTGGACAGGATCATCTTCAAAAGCCAGTACAATGGCTATGTGCTGATCCGCCTGCTCCAGGTGCTGGGCGCCTATGGCTTCCGGGGGCTGTTTGAACGCAAGGCGCAGTTCCTGACCAGCATTCCACAGGCCCTGGCTAACCTCAAATGGTTTATTGAGAACCAGAGCATCGGTATTGCCGTGCCCGAGTTCCGGAAAGTATTATCGGTCTGTGTGAGTGAAGAGATCATTGAGCGGTTCACACCGCTCAAGGCTACTGCCGAAACGCCGCTGGTAGTGCATGTGAACAGCTTCTCTTTCCGCGCCGGTATTCCTGCGGATGACAGTGGTAATGGCGGCGGTTTTGTATTTGACTGCCGCGGCATCCTGAACCCCGGCCGGCTGGCTGAATTTAAAACGCAGACCGGCCGCGATAAAGGCGTCAAGGATTTTCTGGAACAGCAGACCCGCATGCCGGAATTCCTGAACAGTGTATTTGATATTATAGACATCACCGTGGAAGACTATATCCGCAGGGGCTTTGACAACCTGGTCATCAGCTTTGGCTGTACCGGCGGTCAGCACCGCAGCGTGTATGCCGCCGATGCACTGACCCGGCACCTGCGGAATAAATTCGGGGTACGCATCAACCTGCAGCATAGGGTACAGGATGCAAAAAATTGGGTGAACGTTTAA
- the tsaB gene encoding tRNA (adenosine(37)-N6)-threonylcarbamoyltransferase complex dimerization subunit type 1 TsaB → MALLLNIDTATGTASLCLSLDGKVLGATENESQKDHAAWIQPAIQELLAQHHYTLPQLQAIALSAGPGSYTGLRVGMATAKGLCFALQIPLITENTLKVIANATREQVLLSGNGTADAGLLLCPMIDARRMEVFTAVYDQQLNIVLAPAAMILDNISFNKELVNNSILFTGNGSTKWKHVCDHPNARFAEVKHTAVHLAPLAEQSFLQENFADLAYEEPFYLKEFYSYMKK, encoded by the coding sequence ATGGCACTACTCTTAAACATAGATACCGCTACCGGCACCGCCAGCCTCTGCCTCTCCCTCGATGGCAAAGTGCTGGGTGCAACTGAAAATGAATCCCAGAAAGACCATGCAGCCTGGATCCAGCCTGCTATACAGGAACTGCTGGCCCAACATCATTATACCCTCCCGCAACTGCAGGCCATTGCCCTTAGCGCCGGCCCCGGCTCCTATACCGGACTGCGCGTGGGAATGGCTACCGCCAAAGGACTTTGCTTTGCCCTCCAGATCCCGCTCATTACAGAGAATACTTTGAAAGTCATCGCCAACGCAACGCGCGAACAGGTTTTATTGTCAGGCAACGGAACGGCGGATGCCGGTCTGTTGTTATGCCCAATGATTGACGCGCGGCGAATGGAAGTGTTCACAGCAGTCTACGACCAGCAGTTAAACATCGTTTTAGCACCCGCAGCAATGATTCTCGACAACATATCTTTTAACAAAGAATTAGTAAATAATAGTATACTTTTTACCGGAAATGGCAGCACTAAGTGGAAACACGTATGCGATCATCCCAATGCCCGTTTTGCAGAAGTGAAACATACAGCCGTACACCTGGCGCCGCTTGCCGAGCAATCATTTTTACAGGAGAATTTCGCCGATCTCGCGTATGAAGAGCCTTTTTACCTGAAAGAATTTTATTCTTATATGAAAAAATAA
- a CDS encoding triple tyrosine motif-containing protein: protein MCRLLVWLLALSPLWFVCDSHAQDIDNVVVRKYSQAEGLSTYNIRKIIKDRQGFFWIASQDGLHRFDGINFLTYSKSAPKTSRKLIGIDVRDLLEDTVNNCLWVLSSENGLSRIDLRTGNVNQLIPSPYINNDDWNICMRKSGERLWIGSFRGIKIYNINSRRFEPAPAADTSAGERHEVRSIFCDVRGNVWVCFNGQGISIFNGRTKELIRAIPAAQLLPPHASKDSRLRIFDNLALDDSTLLLATRQGLKQVNFSPQYQFRIRTAPFARDAIINTAPIRCLSRDSHGNIFIGMTDAFARANSDLSAFTLLEEFPRVAETNWFESVNTAYVDNQDNLWLGCQFGLGLTRQQPSPFQPFFLDKASHIRLDRVYSVCPLNSQECYAASSNGLFYINKRTKHIQALDDKRPYYHVFKNARNIIQAANNEEMLQVTGLQLQPIAQLYPFYNELPFKCITNNYIPLNDSVSCLGTDNSEGILLINYRQQKATVVNRSTGPLRLGADVVNMVYQDRRGRLLVLSDKLLTVLNTAKPGYQVVQWEDSISHQPYSILFDCCEANGYYWIGAYGSGILQVDSAFRLVNTYSTRDGLCNDGVYKVFNVKDSILVITTNNGLSVFDLTRKSFTNYYENDGLHSNVFEESSGTASNGLLYAGGVNGFTVIDPMRFTPVTSVPQLYFRNFSIQTTAGLLDTSFMAGASLELPANWLQTTIFFAGIDYYADPGRVQYRYRIRELHKTPIALGNQHFVSLVGLSPGVYHLEVQAANGAGAWSEPIELQLIFSPRWYQTWWFRIALILASLGLFYGLYRYRLAQLKKEERIRAHIASDLHDDIGSTLNSIKVYANLAMMKPDSAIYLMRVKEGVHSAIASVKDMVWVLDDKKDTVDHLISRLLQFAEPLCDAHNIVLKKEIDEACYSHKLGKEERRNLYMIIKESINNSIKYAGCTSIELTIKPNGRHLSISVSDDGSGFNMESFVPGNGIRNIRMRAREAGYEEKITAAPGQGTVVALARS, encoded by the coding sequence ATGTGCAGGCTCCTTGTTTGGCTGCTGGCCTTATCCCCTTTATGGTTCGTGTGTGATAGCCACGCACAGGATATCGACAATGTTGTAGTGCGAAAATACTCACAGGCCGAAGGACTCAGTACGTACAATATAAGAAAAATTATCAAGGACAGACAGGGCTTCTTCTGGATCGCCAGCCAGGATGGTCTGCACCGGTTTGATGGCATCAACTTTCTCACCTATAGTAAAAGCGCTCCCAAAACAAGCAGAAAACTGATCGGTATTGACGTACGCGATCTCCTGGAAGATACGGTCAACAACTGTCTCTGGGTTCTCTCCAGTGAAAACGGCCTCAGCCGTATTGATCTGCGTACCGGCAATGTGAACCAGCTGATCCCAAGCCCCTATATCAATAATGACGACTGGAATATCTGCATGCGCAAAAGCGGCGAGCGCTTATGGATAGGCTCTTTCCGCGGTATCAAAATATACAATATCAATAGCCGCCGTTTTGAACCCGCTCCGGCGGCAGATACATCAGCCGGCGAAAGGCATGAGGTACGCTCCATCTTCTGTGATGTCCGGGGGAATGTATGGGTCTGCTTTAATGGCCAGGGTATCAGTATTTTTAATGGACGAACCAAGGAGTTGATCAGAGCCATACCTGCTGCACAATTGCTGCCGCCCCATGCCAGCAAAGACTCCCGGCTACGAATATTCGATAACCTTGCACTGGATGATTCCACCCTCCTGCTGGCTACCCGCCAGGGATTGAAGCAGGTAAACTTCAGCCCGCAATACCAGTTCCGTATCCGGACAGCACCCTTTGCCCGGGACGCCATCATAAATACTGCGCCTATCCGTTGTCTTAGCAGGGATAGCCACGGCAATATTTTCATTGGCATGACCGATGCCTTTGCAAGGGCCAACAGTGACCTGTCCGCTTTTACCCTGCTGGAAGAGTTTCCCCGCGTAGCGGAGACCAATTGGTTTGAAAGTGTGAACACCGCTTATGTGGACAACCAGGATAATCTCTGGCTGGGCTGTCAGTTTGGACTGGGCCTCACCCGGCAGCAACCTTCCCCTTTCCAGCCTTTTTTCCTGGACAAAGCCAGTCATATCAGGCTGGACCGGGTATATTCCGTATGCCCCCTGAACAGCCAGGAGTGCTATGCCGCCTCCAGCAACGGCCTCTTTTATATAAATAAGCGGACCAAACATATCCAGGCCCTGGACGACAAACGCCCCTATTACCATGTTTTCAAAAATGCCCGCAATATCATACAGGCTGCCAACAATGAAGAAATGCTGCAGGTAACAGGATTGCAGCTGCAGCCTATAGCACAGCTCTATCCTTTTTATAATGAGCTTCCTTTCAAATGCATTACCAATAATTATATCCCGCTTAATGACTCCGTTTCCTGCCTGGGCACAGACAATAGCGAAGGCATCCTGCTGATCAACTACCGCCAGCAAAAAGCCACGGTGGTGAACAGGAGCACCGGGCCCCTGCGACTGGGTGCTGACGTGGTGAATATGGTGTACCAGGACAGGCGCGGCAGACTGCTGGTTTTGTCCGATAAGCTGCTCACCGTACTCAACACCGCCAAACCCGGCTACCAGGTGGTACAATGGGAGGACAGCATCTCCCACCAGCCCTACAGTATCCTCTTTGACTGCTGCGAGGCCAATGGTTATTACTGGATCGGCGCCTATGGCTCGGGCATTCTGCAGGTGGATTCCGCTTTCCGTCTCGTGAATACCTATTCCACCCGGGACGGTCTTTGTAATGACGGGGTCTACAAGGTCTTCAATGTGAAGGACAGCATCCTGGTGATCACCACCAATAACGGCCTGTCCGTCTTTGATCTGACCAGGAAAAGTTTTACCAACTACTATGAGAACGACGGGCTGCACTCCAATGTCTTTGAAGAATCCAGCGGCACCGCCAGTAACGGATTGCTGTATGCCGGCGGCGTCAATGGATTCACGGTCATTGATCCTATGCGCTTCACCCCCGTGACTTCCGTACCCCAGCTTTATTTCCGCAACTTCAGCATACAGACCACCGCAGGACTGCTGGATACCAGCTTTATGGCAGGCGCCAGCCTGGAACTGCCGGCCAACTGGCTGCAGACGACCATCTTCTTTGCGGGGATCGATTATTACGCCGATCCCGGGCGGGTACAATACCGCTACCGCATCCGTGAGCTGCACAAAACCCCTATTGCTCTGGGCAACCAGCATTTTGTTTCTTTAGTGGGGCTTAGCCCCGGCGTTTACCACCTGGAAGTACAGGCCGCCAATGGCGCAGGCGCCTGGTCCGAACCTATTGAGCTGCAATTGATCTTCTCCCCACGCTGGTACCAGACCTGGTGGTTCAGGATAGCGCTGATCCTGGCCAGCCTCGGCCTTTTCTACGGCTTATACCGTTACCGGCTGGCGCAGCTGAAAAAAGAAGAAAGGATCAGGGCCCATATTGCCAGCGATCTTCATGATGATATTGGCAGTACGCTCAACAGTATCAAGGTCTACGCTAACCTGGCCATGATGAAACCTGACAGCGCCATTTACCTGATGCGCGTGAAAGAGGGTGTGCACAGCGCCATTGCCAGCGTGAAGGATATGGTATGGGTCCTGGACGATAAAAAGGATACCGTGGATCACCTGATATCCCGGCTGCTCCAGTTTGCAGAACCGCTCTGCGACGCTCATAATATTGTGCTGAAAAAAGAGATCGACGAGGCCTGCTACAGCCATAAGCTGGGCAAGGAAGAAAGAAGGAACCTGTACATGATCATTAAAGAATCCATCAACAACAGTATCAAATACGCCGGCTGCACCAGTATTGAATTGACCATAAAACCCAATGGACGACATTTATCCATTTCCGTAAGTGATGATGGCTCCGGCTTCAATATGGAAAGTTTTGTTCCGGGCAATGGCATCCGGAATATCCGGATGCGCGCAAGAGAAGCGGGTTATGAGGAAAAGATCACTGCGGCGCCAGGACAGGGTACCGTTGTGGCGCTGGCCCGCTCCTGA
- a CDS encoding response regulator transcription factor, translating into MAKNISVALVDDHVLLRNGLAALVRNIGHEVVIEAGDGKDLISKLPRSPLPDVVLMDINMPGMNGYETTLWLKQQLPAIRVLALSMYDDESAILRMLRSGARGYILKDSDTPELRIAIDAVITKGFYYTDMITGKLIHSIKTPEDEHGHRKALHLNERELEFLKLACSEMTYKEIADRMHLSPRTIDGYRDTLFEKLNIKTRVGLAIYAIKHGIVHV; encoded by the coding sequence ATGGCAAAAAATATCTCTGTAGCCCTTGTTGATGATCATGTACTGCTCCGCAACGGCCTGGCTGCGCTGGTCCGGAATATAGGACATGAAGTGGTCATTGAGGCCGGGGACGGGAAAGACCTGATCAGCAAACTGCCCCGGTCCCCCCTGCCCGATGTGGTGCTGATGGATATCAATATGCCTGGCATGAACGGCTATGAGACCACGCTGTGGCTGAAGCAGCAACTGCCGGCCATCCGGGTGCTGGCCTTAAGTATGTATGATGATGAAAGCGCCATCCTGCGGATGCTGCGCAGCGGCGCAAGAGGCTATATCCTCAAAGACTCTGATACCCCCGAACTCAGGATCGCGATTGACGCGGTCATTACCAAAGGATTTTATTATACCGATATGATCACAGGCAAACTGATCCACTCCATTAAAACACCGGAGGATGAACATGGCCATAGAAAAGCGCTTCATCTTAATGAAAGGGAACTGGAATTCCTGAAGCTGGCCTGTTCTGAAATGACTTATAAAGAAATTGCCGACAGGATGCACCTGAGCCCCCGCACCATTGACGGCTACCGGGATACGCTATTTGAAAAGCTGAATATCAAAACAAGGGTGGGGCTGGCTATTTACGCCATCAAACATGGCATTGTACATGTATGA
- a CDS encoding nucleotidyltransferase family protein, producing MQAMIFAAGLGTRFKPWTDRHPKALAVINGKSLLQRNIEYLQRYGIRKVVVNVHHFADQIENAIRENDGWGSEVRISDERSQVLETGGGLKQAAPLLAGQRTLLLNVDILTDLDLGRLIRFHEAEQPLATLAVTGRSSSRQFLFNDTMTLCGWRNNQTGQERISRQESALQPKAFSGIHLIEPGLPDLIEETGKFGIVDLYLRLATRETIKGFDHSGSRFIDVGKPEAVATAESLFP from the coding sequence ATGCAAGCAATGATCTTTGCCGCCGGCCTGGGCACCCGCTTCAAACCCTGGACGGACCGGCATCCCAAAGCATTGGCTGTTATCAATGGAAAAAGCCTGCTGCAAAGGAATATTGAATACCTCCAACGTTATGGCATCCGGAAGGTTGTGGTCAATGTGCATCATTTTGCCGACCAGATAGAAAATGCTATCCGGGAGAACGACGGCTGGGGCAGTGAGGTGCGCATCAGTGATGAACGCTCACAGGTCCTGGAAACAGGAGGTGGCCTGAAGCAGGCCGCTCCGCTGCTGGCGGGACAGCGTACCCTGCTCCTCAATGTAGATATCCTCACCGACCTTGACCTGGGCCGCCTGATCCGCTTCCATGAAGCAGAACAACCGCTGGCCACCCTGGCTGTTACGGGCCGCTCCAGCTCCCGCCAGTTCCTCTTCAATGATACCATGACGCTCTGCGGCTGGCGCAATAACCAGACGGGGCAGGAGCGTATCAGCCGGCAGGAGTCTGCCCTGCAACCCAAAGCTTTTTCCGGCATCCACCTTATTGAGCCGGGCCTCCCGGACCTGATAGAAGAAACGGGCAAATTTGGTATCGTAGACCTGTATCTCCGTCTCGCCACCCGGGAAACCATCAAAGGCTTTGACCATAGCGGCTCCCGCTTCATTGATGTGGGCAAACCAGAGGCTGTGGCCACCGCCGAAAGCCTGTTCCCCTGA
- a CDS encoding MBL fold metallo-hydrolase encodes MFIKQLYTGCLSEAAYYVESEGQAAIIDPLRDIDAYLQLATERKATIRYIFETHFHADFVSGHLDLQKATGAPIVYGPNTETGFPIHLAKDGEQFTLGSLSIEVLHTPGHTLESTCYLLRDETGQPYAVFTGDTLFVGDVGRPDLSSGNLAKEDLASLLYDSLTQKIATLPDQVIVYPAHGAGSSCGKNLGPETHSTIGEQKETNYALQPQSREDFIKAVTDGLSMPPQYFPINARINKEGYDSLDEILSKGLQPLSVDAFKTLAASENTIILDTRKAADFTLGFVPLSISIGLEGRFAEWAGSLLPFDKPIILVTEPGKERETVVRLARVGFSKIEGYLDGGLAAWKNAGEQIDMIIDVEADELAMDLPFDKHLVVVDVRRETEFADGHVRGALNLPLTEMTHPGNLANFDENQNLYVHCAGGYRSVIASSLLKRQGIHNLRNVVGGWGIIKDQKGIEIVKENSVLN; translated from the coding sequence ATGTTTATTAAGCAATTATATACTGGTTGTTTAAGTGAGGCCGCTTATTATGTAGAAAGTGAAGGCCAGGCAGCCATCATTGATCCCCTCCGGGATATTGATGCCTATCTGCAGCTGGCCACTGAAAGGAAAGCTACTATCCGCTATATTTTTGAAACCCATTTCCATGCTGATTTCGTAAGCGGGCACCTGGACCTCCAGAAGGCAACCGGCGCGCCCATTGTTTACGGTCCCAACACTGAAACCGGTTTTCCTATCCACCTGGCTAAAGACGGTGAGCAGTTCACCCTGGGCTCCCTGAGCATTGAGGTCCTGCATACCCCCGGCCATACCCTGGAATCCACCTGCTACCTGCTCCGTGATGAAACAGGACAACCATATGCCGTATTCACCGGCGACACCCTTTTTGTAGGAGATGTAGGCCGGCCTGACCTGAGCAGCGGCAACCTGGCCAAGGAAGACCTGGCCTCCCTGCTCTATGATTCCCTTACCCAAAAGATTGCCACCCTGCCTGACCAGGTGATCGTTTATCCCGCTCACGGCGCCGGCAGCAGCTGCGGCAAGAACCTGGGCCCGGAAACGCACAGCACTATTGGCGAGCAGAAAGAGACTAACTATGCCCTGCAACCGCAATCCAGGGAAGATTTTATCAAAGCCGTTACCGACGGGCTCTCTATGCCCCCGCAATATTTCCCTATCAATGCCCGTATCAATAAAGAAGGATACGATAGCCTGGATGAGATCCTTTCCAAAGGTCTGCAGCCACTGTCCGTAGACGCTTTTAAAACACTGGCCGCCAGCGAGAACACCATCATCCTGGATACCCGCAAGGCTGCCGATTTCACCCTCGGATTTGTTCCCCTCTCCATCAGCATCGGCCTGGAAGGCAGGTTTGCAGAATGGGCCGGCAGCCTGCTGCCCTTCGACAAGCCCATTATCCTCGTCACTGAACCCGGCAAGGAAAGGGAAACCGTAGTACGCCTGGCAAGGGTTGGCTTCTCCAAAATAGAAGGTTACCTGGACGGAGGACTTGCCGCCTGGAAAAATGCCGGCGAGCAGATAGATATGATCATTGACGTGGAAGCCGATGAACTGGCTATGGACCTCCCCTTCGATAAGCACCTGGTAGTAGTGGACGTTCGCCGCGAAACAGAATTTGCCGACGGACATGTACGGGGCGCCCTCAACCTGCCCCTCACTGAAATGACCCACCCCGGCAACCTGGCCAATTTTGATGAGAACCAGAACCTGTATGTGCATTGCGCAGGCGGCTATCGCAGTGTGATTGCTTCCTCTCTCCTGAAAAGACAGGGCATCCACAACCTCCGCAACGTAGTAGGCGGCTGGGGCATTATCAAAGACCAGAAAGGCATTGAAATAGTCAAGGAGAATAGTGTTTTGAATTAA